The Xanthomonas sp. CFBP 8443 genome has a window encoding:
- a CDS encoding sigma-54 dependent transcriptional regulator — translation MNETRSALVVDDERDIRELLVLTLGRMGLRISTAANLAEARELLASNPYDLCITDMRLPDGNGIELVSEIARHYPRTPVAMITAFGSMDLAVEALKAGAFDFVSKPVDIHVLRGLVKHALELNNTERAAPPAPPPEQASRLLGASTAMDALRATIAKVARSQAPVYILGESGVGKELVARTIHEQGARAAGPFVPVNCGAIPAELMESEFFGHKKGSFTGAHADQAGLFQAAQGGTLFLDEVAELPLPMQVKLLRAIQEKSVRPVGAATEVPTDVRILSATHKDLADLVADGRFRHDLYYRINVIELRVPPLRERGGDLPQLAAAILARLAKGHGRITPLLSPSALDALNRYAFPGNVRELENILERALAMAEDDQISAADLHLPQPGNSARAAAEAAPALPPGVVDIDPTSSALPSYIEQLERAAIQKALEENRWNKTRTAAQLGITFRALRYKLKKLGME, via the coding sequence ATGAACGAAACCCGAAGCGCCCTTGTCGTCGACGACGAACGCGACATCCGCGAACTGCTGGTACTGACCCTGGGCAGGATGGGGCTGCGCATCAGCACCGCCGCCAACCTCGCCGAAGCCCGCGAACTGCTGGCCAGCAACCCCTACGACCTGTGCATCACCGACATGCGCCTGCCCGATGGCAACGGCATCGAGCTGGTCAGCGAGATCGCCCGCCACTATCCGCGCACGCCGGTGGCGATGATCACCGCGTTCGGCAGCATGGACCTAGCGGTGGAAGCGCTGAAGGCCGGCGCCTTCGACTTCGTCAGCAAGCCGGTGGACATCCACGTGCTGCGCGGCCTGGTCAAGCACGCACTGGAACTCAACAACACCGAGCGCGCCGCGCCGCCGGCGCCGCCGCCGGAGCAGGCCAGCCGCCTGCTCGGCGCCTCGACCGCGATGGACGCGCTGCGCGCCACCATCGCCAAGGTCGCGCGCAGCCAGGCGCCGGTGTACATCCTCGGCGAGTCCGGCGTCGGCAAGGAACTGGTCGCGCGCACCATCCACGAACAGGGCGCGCGCGCGGCCGGGCCGTTCGTGCCGGTCAACTGCGGCGCGATCCCGGCCGAACTGATGGAAAGCGAGTTCTTCGGCCACAAGAAGGGCAGCTTCACCGGTGCCCACGCCGACCAGGCCGGCCTGTTCCAGGCCGCGCAGGGCGGCACCCTGTTCCTGGACGAAGTGGCCGAGCTGCCGCTGCCGATGCAGGTCAAGCTGCTGCGCGCGATCCAGGAGAAGTCGGTGCGCCCGGTCGGCGCCGCCACCGAGGTGCCGACCGACGTGCGCATCCTGTCGGCCACCCACAAGGACCTGGCCGACCTGGTCGCCGACGGCCGCTTCCGCCACGACCTGTACTACCGCATCAACGTGATCGAACTGCGCGTGCCGCCGCTGCGCGAGCGCGGCGGCGACCTGCCGCAACTGGCTGCGGCGATCCTGGCACGGCTGGCCAAGGGCCATGGCCGGATCACCCCGCTGCTGTCGCCATCGGCGCTGGACGCCCTGAACCGCTACGCCTTCCCCGGCAACGTGCGCGAACTGGAGAACATCCTCGAGCGCGCCCTGGCGATGGCCGAGGACGACCAGATCAGCGCCGCCGACCTGCACCTGCCGCAGCCCGGCAACAGCGCCCGCGCCGCGGCCGAAGCCGCCCCCGCCCTGCCGCCCGGCGTGGTCGATATCGACCCGACCTCCTCCGCCCTGCCCTCCTACATCGAGCAGCTCGAACGCGCCGCGATCCAGAAGGCGCTGGAGGAAAACCGCTGGAACAAGACCCGCACCGCCGCCCAGCTCGGCATCACCTTCCGCGCGCTGCGCTACAAGCTCAAGAAGTTGGGGATGGAGTAG